In Crinalium epipsammum PCC 9333, the following are encoded in one genomic region:
- the rpiA gene encoding ribose-5-phosphate isomerase RpiA — MTAEQDPIKVMKQEVGKAAAARVQSGAIVGLGTGSTTAYAIEYLGQRIKSGELKDILGIPTSFQASVLAKQYGIPLTTLDEVDHIDIAIDGADEVDPQKNLIKGGGAAHTREKVVDALADLFIVVVDSSKLVDKLGSTFLLPVEVIPMAMTPVMRAIEKLGGKPELRMGVKKAGPVITDQGNMVIDVKFDSIDHPAELEKTLNNIPGVLENGLFVGVTDIVLVGEVKDGQPSVREF, encoded by the coding sequence ATGACCGCAGAACAAGACCCAATTAAGGTGATGAAGCAGGAAGTTGGTAAGGCTGCTGCTGCTCGTGTACAGTCTGGTGCTATTGTGGGGCTAGGTACGGGTTCAACGACGGCGTATGCGATCGAGTATTTGGGACAGCGCATTAAGTCAGGTGAACTTAAAGATATTTTGGGTATTCCAACATCATTTCAGGCATCAGTACTGGCTAAACAGTATGGTATTCCTTTAACTACTTTGGATGAAGTTGACCATATTGATATTGCGATCGATGGCGCTGATGAGGTTGATCCTCAAAAGAATTTGATTAAAGGCGGTGGTGCGGCTCATACCCGCGAGAAAGTAGTAGACGCGCTTGCTGATTTGTTTATTGTAGTGGTCGATAGTTCTAAGTTAGTTGATAAGCTAGGTTCAACTTTCTTGTTGCCTGTGGAAGTAATACCAATGGCGATGACTCCTGTAATGCGGGCGATTGAAAAGTTGGGCGGTAAGCCAGAATTAAGGATGGGTGTGAAAAAAGCGGGACCTGTGATTACTGACCAAGGCAATATGGTAATTGATGTGAAGTTCGATTCAATTGATCATCCTGCTGAGTTGGAAAAGACTCTCAATAATATTCCTGGTGTGCTTGAGAATGGTTTGTTTGTGGGGGTTACTGATATTGTGCTAGTGGGTGAGGTTAAGGATGGTCAACCTAGTGTACGGGAGTTTTAG
- a CDS encoding MDR/zinc-dependent alcohol dehydrogenase-like family protein, whose amino-acid sequence MKAIWLENQQLQLRTDAPIPEPQPGEALVRVVCAGICNTDLELLKGYYPYTGILGHEFVGIVEQGSEELIGQRVVGEINAACGECRFCVTGQPTHCENRSVLGIVNRNGAFAEYLTLPIKNLHLVPESITTEKATFTEPLAAALEIQQQVQVRPDDRVLVVGDGKLGQLVAQTLALTGCDLLVVGRHQEKLANLAKRGIKTNFVEAVTERAYDLSVECTGNPEGFAIALRALRPRGTLVLKSTYSGQLTFDASSLVVDEITLIGSRCGSFPPALNLLATGQVDVEPLIQARYPLGEGLAAFDHAQKRGVLKVLLEMPT is encoded by the coding sequence ATGAAAGCGATCTGGCTAGAAAATCAGCAACTACAGCTACGCACAGATGCCCCCATTCCCGAACCTCAGCCAGGGGAGGCACTGGTGCGTGTAGTTTGTGCTGGCATCTGTAACACGGATTTAGAACTACTGAAAGGCTACTATCCTTATACGGGGATTTTGGGTCACGAATTTGTAGGTATTGTAGAACAAGGATCAGAAGAACTCATTGGTCAGCGCGTTGTCGGAGAAATTAATGCTGCCTGTGGAGAGTGCCGTTTTTGTGTAACTGGGCAGCCTACTCACTGCGAAAACCGTTCTGTTTTAGGAATAGTTAACCGCAATGGAGCTTTTGCTGAGTATCTTACCTTGCCAATTAAGAATTTACATTTAGTACCGGAGTCTATAACAACAGAAAAAGCAACTTTCACAGAACCCCTAGCAGCCGCGTTGGAAATTCAGCAACAGGTGCAAGTACGCCCAGATGACCGAGTTCTTGTAGTTGGTGATGGCAAATTAGGGCAACTGGTAGCGCAAACACTGGCGCTTACTGGGTGCGATCTTTTAGTCGTGGGGCGACATCAAGAGAAACTAGCTAACCTAGCCAAGCGTGGTATTAAAACTAATTTTGTTGAGGCGGTAACAGAGCGAGCTTATGACTTATCAGTAGAGTGTACAGGTAATCCCGAAGGTTTCGCGATCGCACTACGCGCCCTCCGTCCTCGCGGTACCCTCGTCCTCAAAAGCACCTACTCAGGACAACTGACTTTTGATGCCTCATCTCTAGTAGTAGACGAAATTACCCTGATAGGTTCACGCTGCGGTTCCTTTCCCCCAGCACTTAATTTACTAGCTACAGGACAAGTTGACGTGGAACCGCTCATCCAGGCACGCTACCCATTGGGTGAAGGGCTTGCAGCCTTCGATCATGCCCAGAAGCGAGGCGTATTAAAAGTTTTGCTAGAAATGCCTACCTAA
- a CDS encoding cobalt-precorrin-6A reductase — translation MTLKNAGDSPNPLLLAPSGRLRQRSRFANGVAPPTGTLRERIWLIGGTKESREIAIALSQTNLPCTITVTTEPARSLYPSASNLRVLVTRLDINQLEKFLTDEKIGAILDASHPYAVEISTGAIASANQLQIPYLRYERLSVDTAKNSSQIIQLDSFNTLINKDYLQGQRALLILGYRPLPLFHNWQDKATLFARILPSVTAMEAAIAAGFTPDRIIALRPPVSANLEKALWEQWQISLVVTKASGTPGGEDIKRTIAAELGIPLIVINRPKVDYPQQTSDLSAALEFCHQYLNN, via the coding sequence ATGACCCTAAAAAATGCTGGCGATTCCCCTAACCCTTTACTCCTAGCCCCTTCGGGGCGGCTCCGCCAACGGAGTCGCTTTGCGAACGGGGTGGCTCCGCCAACGGGGACACTTCGTGAACGCATTTGGTTGATTGGTGGTACTAAAGAAAGTAGGGAAATCGCGATCGCACTTTCCCAAACTAATTTACCTTGTACAATTACTGTCACTACCGAACCTGCGCGATCGCTTTATCCTTCAGCATCAAATCTACGAGTATTAGTAACTCGTTTAGATATCAATCAACTAGAAAAATTTTTAACTGATGAGAAGATAGGCGCAATTTTAGATGCTTCTCATCCTTACGCTGTGGAAATTTCTACTGGTGCGATCGCATCTGCAAATCAGCTACAAATTCCCTACTTGCGGTATGAACGTTTATCTGTAGATACTGCAAAAAATTCTTCCCAAATAATTCAACTAGATAGTTTTAATACACTTATAAATAAAGACTATCTTCAGGGACAAAGGGCATTACTAATATTAGGTTACAGACCCTTACCTTTATTTCATAATTGGCAAGATAAAGCAACCTTATTTGCCAGAATCTTACCTTCTGTGACGGCAATGGAAGCAGCAATAGCAGCAGGATTTACACCAGATCGCATAATTGCCTTACGTCCTCCTGTTTCAGCTAATTTAGAAAAGGCATTGTGGGAACAGTGGCAAATTTCTCTAGTTGTTACCAAAGCTTCTGGAACTCCTGGGGGAGAAGATATTAAGCGCACCATTGCTGCTGAGTTAGGTATTCCTTTAATAGTCATTAATCGCCCAAAAGTTGACTATCCTCAACAAACCAGTGATTTATCAGCAGCACTAGAATTTTGTCACCAATATCTTAACAATTAA
- a CDS encoding single-stranded DNA-binding protein has protein sequence MNSCVLMAEIIKDPELRYTPDNQTAIAEMLVQFPGMRTEDPPTTLKVVGWGNIAQEIQEQYHLGDRIVIEGRLQMNTIERPEGFKEKRAELVVSKICSLTNNSYEAASASESTATSNTNNVVSLRPTTTGNVSNQKADHGMYEPETASLATETRPLKAVTPKKPEAGQDLDDIPF, from the coding sequence ATGAATAGCTGCGTTTTAATGGCAGAAATTATTAAAGATCCAGAACTGCGCTATACTCCAGACAACCAAACTGCAATTGCTGAAATGTTAGTGCAGTTTCCAGGGATGCGGACTGAAGATCCACCAACTACGTTAAAGGTTGTAGGCTGGGGGAATATCGCCCAAGAAATTCAAGAACAGTATCACTTAGGCGATCGCATCGTGATCGAGGGTCGCTTACAGATGAATACCATTGAGCGCCCAGAAGGTTTTAAAGAGAAACGCGCCGAGTTAGTAGTTTCTAAAATTTGTTCGTTAACGAACAATAGCTATGAAGCAGCATCAGCATCAGAATCTACTGCAACCAGCAATACTAACAATGTTGTTTCCTTAAGACCAACAACCACAGGGAATGTCAGTAATCAAAAAGCTGATCATGGGATGTATGAACCGGAAACAGCTTCTTTGGCGACAGAAACTAGACCTCTCAAGGCTGTAACTCCTAAAAAGCCGGAAGCAGGTCAAGATTTGGATGATATCCCGTTTTAA
- a CDS encoding ABC transporter ATP-binding protein: MLYLKNLIYHPPATPTAILKSINLELAPQQLGLVIGPSGSGKSTFLEIMAGLAEKTSGGLLWRDQELTPDHLQQLCGLVFQFPERHFCGNTILEELRLGHPELGSTRIKEALEEVGLAHLSLQTSPQSLSGGQQRRLALAVQLIRQPHILLLDEPTAGLDWSMRRQLVNLLAKLKTHWTLLVVTHDASDLLPIADCGWTINHGEMQSVDPKSLVKDNQTQAVTP, from the coding sequence ATGCTCTATCTCAAAAACCTGATTTACCACCCCCCAGCTACCCCAACAGCTATCCTCAAATCTATCAACCTCGAACTTGCCCCCCAGCAATTAGGGCTGGTTATCGGTCCCAGTGGGTCTGGGAAAAGCACATTCTTAGAGATCATGGCTGGACTGGCAGAAAAAACATCTGGCGGTCTCTTGTGGCGAGACCAAGAACTTACACCAGATCACCTACAACAACTCTGTGGCTTAGTATTTCAGTTTCCAGAACGACATTTTTGTGGCAACACAATTTTAGAAGAACTAAGACTAGGACACCCAGAATTAGGCTCAACGCGCATAAAAGAAGCACTCGAAGAAGTAGGACTCGCCCATCTCTCCCTCCAAACCTCCCCGCAATCCCTTAGTGGCGGTCAACAACGGCGACTTGCCTTAGCAGTACAGTTAATTCGACAACCCCATATTCTACTATTAGACGAACCAACAGCAGGGCTAGATTGGTCAATGAGACGGCAACTGGTGAATCTGTTAGCGAAACTCAAAACCCATTGGACACTTTTAGTAGTGACTCACGATGCCAGTGATTTATTGCCAATTGCCGATTGCGGCTGGACAATCAATCATGGTGAAATGCAATCAGTTGATCCAAAATCGCTTGTTAAAGATAATCAAACCCAAGCCGTTACTCCATAA
- a CDS encoding YciI family protein, translating into MTKYVMWGSYCADVLEKRAPYRQAHLDGLAKQKEAGTLITIGPTKDLTKVFAIYEAPDEATVRQLVEADPYWQNGVWTEYDVLEWIQAL; encoded by the coding sequence ATGACTAAATATGTAATGTGGGGAAGCTACTGCGCGGATGTTTTAGAAAAACGTGCGCCTTACCGCCAAGCACATCTTGATGGACTTGCCAAGCAAAAAGAAGCTGGAACTTTAATTACCATTGGTCCTACTAAAGATTTAACTAAAGTTTTTGCTATTTACGAAGCACCGGATGAAGCTACTGTGAGGCAATTGGTAGAAGCTGACCCCTACTGGCAAAACGGTGTCTGGACAGAATACGATGTGCTTGAGTGGATTCAAGCGTTGTAG
- a CDS encoding ISAs1 family transposase, translating into MLVSLIEHLKKVKDFRKSQGKRHPLWIVLLVVVLGMMSGYQGYREIGHFVKYEQRNLINNLEIFTERLPSCATIRRVMMGMDWQNLSEVFNQWAKENYPQIDETDWLAIDGKSLRSTVTNYADKSQNFGVIVSVFSQLTGLVIALSKIENKSKSEIAEVQDIVRNCGFKGKVISADALHCNQTTTRAIIKSQNNYLIALKKNQNKLYEQVKTLTNMIEPSSRCITKEQSHGRQVTREVTVFNNIIKLKNWSHIQSLIKVERWGWRGSSPYQETVYYISSMSADAETFNQRIRGHWRIENQVHWVKDVILNEDKMKIHQIQAATNFSILKTIVLNLFRGLGFISITEGKRWLGNHWNKLLIMTEELT; encoded by the coding sequence ATGCTTGTTAGTCTAATAGAACACTTGAAGAAAGTCAAGGATTTTCGTAAAAGTCAAGGAAAAAGACATCCCTTATGGATAGTATTATTAGTAGTAGTTTTAGGGATGATGTCAGGGTATCAGGGCTATAGAGAAATTGGGCATTTTGTAAAATATGAGCAAAGGAATCTGATTAATAACTTGGAAATATTTACGGAAAGATTACCATCTTGTGCAACTATAAGAAGGGTAATGATGGGCATGGACTGGCAAAATCTCAGCGAAGTTTTTAATCAGTGGGCTAAAGAAAACTATCCGCAAATAGATGAAACAGACTGGTTGGCAATTGATGGAAAAAGTTTGAGAAGCACAGTAACAAACTATGCAGATAAATCGCAAAATTTTGGGGTAATAGTTTCTGTATTTAGTCAACTAACAGGATTAGTGATAGCCCTGAGTAAAATCGAGAATAAAAGTAAGTCAGAAATTGCCGAAGTTCAAGATATAGTAAGGAATTGCGGTTTTAAAGGAAAAGTAATAAGCGCCGATGCGCTGCATTGTAATCAAACTACAACTAGAGCAATTATCAAAAGTCAAAATAATTATTTAATTGCTTTAAAGAAAAACCAAAATAAATTGTATGAGCAAGTAAAAACTTTAACAAATATGATTGAGCCATCCAGCCGATGTATCACTAAAGAACAAAGTCATGGACGACAAGTAACTCGAGAAGTAACAGTTTTTAATAATATTATTAAATTGAAAAACTGGTCACATATTCAAAGCTTGATTAAAGTAGAACGCTGGGGATGGAGAGGAAGCTCACCATATCAAGAAACAGTTTATTACATCAGTAGCATGAGCGCAGATGCGGAAACGTTTAACCAAAGAATTAGAGGGCATTGGCGAATAGAAAATCAAGTTCACTGGGTCAAAGACGTAATTTTAAATGAAGATAAAATGAAAATTCATCAAATTCAAGCAGCTACTAATTTTTCCATTTTAAAAACAATAGTTTTGAATCTTTTTCGCGGCTTGGGTTTCATCTCTATAACCGAGGGAAAAAGGTGGTTAGGTAATCACTGGAACAAACTGCTCATTATGACGGAAGAATTGACTTAA
- a CDS encoding RNA recognition motif domain-containing protein produces MSIRLYVGNLPKEDVERQDLQAIFAEAGDFVSTKVIKDRKTGKCRGFGFVTVNTDEQADQIIEQFNGYMFQDAALKIEKALPRSKGKGDEEFAPGTEDTSTSTPSSNTPPPTRNPERSSGGGGGSSSARRNNKKSRRSPTTASTSYSGSSDEFQPDPRWAGELAKLKEMLATQSSNS; encoded by the coding sequence ATGTCTATTCGTCTTTATGTGGGTAATCTGCCAAAAGAAGATGTAGAGCGTCAAGATCTGCAAGCCATCTTTGCAGAAGCAGGTGATTTTGTTTCTACCAAAGTAATTAAAGACCGTAAAACTGGTAAATGTCGTGGTTTTGGCTTTGTAACTGTAAATACAGATGAACAAGCCGATCAAATTATTGAGCAGTTCAATGGCTATATGTTTCAAGATGCTGCTCTTAAAATAGAAAAAGCATTACCAAGGTCTAAGGGTAAAGGAGATGAGGAGTTTGCTCCAGGTACTGAAGATACCAGTACCAGCACTCCCAGCAGCAACACTCCTCCTCCGACTCGTAATCCTGAGCGTAGTTCTGGTGGTGGTGGTGGTAGTAGTTCTGCGCGTCGTAATAATAAGAAGTCTCGGCGCTCTCCTACAACTGCAAGTACATCATATAGCGGCAGTTCAGATGAGTTTCAACCTGATCCACGTTGGGCTGGTGAATTAGCTAAGTTGAAAGAAATGTTGGCAACTCAATCTAGCAATTCTTAA
- a CDS encoding aldo/keto reductase has product MQYRRFGRTELQMPVFSCGGMRYQYKWQDVAGSEIPLDNQHNLEATIYRALEVGINHIETARGYGTSEMQLGKILPTLPREKLIIQTKVGIKADPEEFRRDFEKSLAFLQLDYVDLLGLHGINNAETLDYSIRDGGCLEVAQKLQAEGKVRFIGFSTHGATDLIVQAIATNKFDYVNLHWYYINQFNWAAIEAATRHDMGVFIISPSDKGGLLYKPTPKLVKLCHPLSPMVFNDLFCLSHPQVHTLSLGAAKPQDFDEHLKTLELLDGADEILPPILQRLEEEAYKELGEEWVKTWHLGLPTYEETPGGVNIPVILWLRNLAIAYHMIDYAKIRYNLLGNASHWFPGNKAEQVKELDLSECLANSLHADKIPGFLDEAHQMLAGESVQRLSKN; this is encoded by the coding sequence ATGCAGTATCGACGATTTGGACGCACAGAATTACAGATGCCTGTTTTTTCTTGCGGTGGTATGAGATATCAGTATAAGTGGCAAGATGTAGCAGGATCAGAAATTCCTTTAGATAATCAGCATAATTTAGAAGCTACTATTTATCGAGCGTTAGAAGTTGGGATTAATCATATAGAAACTGCTCGTGGTTATGGTACATCAGAAATGCAGTTGGGTAAAATTTTGCCAACTTTGCCACGAGAAAAGCTGATTATTCAAACTAAAGTCGGCATAAAAGCTGATCCAGAAGAGTTTAGGCGTGATTTTGAGAAGTCTTTGGCGTTTTTGCAGTTAGATTATGTTGATTTACTAGGGCTGCATGGAATTAATAATGCTGAAACGCTGGATTATAGTATCCGTGATGGTGGATGTTTAGAAGTTGCACAAAAGCTGCAAGCTGAGGGAAAGGTTAGGTTTATTGGCTTTTCAACTCATGGTGCTACAGATTTAATTGTGCAGGCGATCGCAACTAATAAATTTGATTATGTTAATCTACATTGGTATTACATTAATCAATTTAATTGGGCGGCTATAGAAGCGGCGACGCGCCACGATATGGGGGTATTTATTATTAGTCCTTCAGATAAGGGGGGACTGTTATATAAACCAACGCCAAAGTTAGTTAAACTTTGCCATCCACTTAGCCCTATGGTGTTTAATGATTTGTTTTGTTTGAGTCATCCCCAGGTACATACTTTAAGTCTTGGTGCTGCTAAACCGCAAGATTTTGATGAACATTTGAAGACGTTAGAATTATTAGATGGTGCTGATGAGATTTTACCGCCAATTTTGCAGCGTTTAGAAGAGGAAGCTTATAAGGAGTTGGGGGAAGAGTGGGTAAAAACTTGGCATCTTGGTTTGCCAACTTATGAAGAAACGCCTGGTGGTGTGAATATACCTGTGATTTTGTGGTTGAGGAATTTGGCGATCGCATATCACATGATTGATTATGCCAAGATACGCTATAACCTGTTGGGTAATGCTAGTCACTGGTTCCCAGGTAATAAGGCGGAACAGGTAAAGGAATTAGATTTAAGTGAATGTTTAGCTAATAGTCTTCATGCAGATAAGATACCAGGTTTTCTAGATGAGGCTCATCAAATGTTGGCTGGTGAATCAGTTCAACGGTTATCAAAAAATTGA
- a CDS encoding mannose-1-phosphate guanyltransferase, protein MRAVLMAGGSGTRLRPLTCELPKPMVPILNQPIAEHIINLLRRHQITEIIATLHYLPDVMRDYFQDGSDYGVQITYAVEEDQPLGTAGCVKNIAELLDETFLVISGDSITDFDLSAAIRFHKQKQSKATLILTRVPNPIEFGVVITDENHRISRFLEKPSTSEIFSDTVNTGTYILEPEVLDYLPSNVESDFSAYLFPLLLEKDEPMYGYIADGYWCDVGHLDAYRDAQYDALQRKVKLEFTSEQQSPGIWVGQNTYIDSTAKIQAPVIIGRNCRIGSRVQIEAGTVIGDNVTIGADADLKRPIIWNGASIGEEAHLRACVIARGTRVGRRAHVLEGAVVGSLSTIGEEAQVSPNVRVWPSKEVESGATLNINLIWGQTAHRNLFGQRGVQGLANIDITPEFAVKLGAAYGSTLKQGSSVTVSRDQRSISRMVSRSLIAGLMSVGINVQNLEATAIPVARTVVPTLSVTGGIHVRVHPDRADYILIEIFDPKGINISKSQEKKIEGAYFKEDFRRAQIHEIGNVTYLNQGIEIYSTAFEKHLNVPAIRNSGAKVVIDYVYAVSGAVLPLLLAKFGCDAVVLNASLNQSALAVPEREALLNQLGHVVEALKANFGVQVSAHGEQMILVDESGLPIRGEMLTALMIQIILTANPRGTVVVPVHASSAVEQIARRHDGRVIRTKANPTALMEACHTNPNVVLGGSGEMGFIFPQLHPGFDAMFCIAKLMEMLSLQERSLGAIRSELPRVYHKNYPVRCPWTVKGALMRHLVETNPAENLELVDGVKICNYQNDSWVLILPDASEPLVTIYANSNNKDWVDETLREYRTRVQEFVELDKGMDFLN, encoded by the coding sequence ATGCGAGCAGTTCTGATGGCTGGTGGTTCGGGAACACGACTTAGACCCCTAACGTGCGAACTTCCTAAACCAATGGTACCCATTCTCAACCAGCCGATTGCTGAACATATTATTAACTTACTCAGAAGACATCAGATTACGGAGATCATTGCCACATTGCACTATCTACCTGATGTCATGCGGGACTATTTCCAAGATGGCAGTGACTATGGTGTTCAAATCACATACGCCGTTGAGGAAGACCAACCATTAGGTACGGCTGGTTGTGTTAAAAATATTGCCGAGTTACTAGATGAAACTTTTTTAGTAATTAGTGGTGACAGTATCACCGATTTTGATTTAAGCGCCGCCATTCGATTTCATAAACAAAAGCAATCAAAAGCTACCTTAATTTTAACCCGCGTACCAAATCCGATTGAATTTGGTGTAGTAATTACAGATGAAAACCATCGCATCAGCAGATTTTTAGAAAAGCCTTCTACAAGTGAAATTTTTTCTGATACAGTCAACACTGGCACATACATTTTAGAACCAGAAGTATTGGACTATCTGCCATCTAACGTTGAAAGTGACTTTTCTGCATATTTGTTTCCATTACTGTTGGAAAAAGACGAACCAATGTATGGCTACATTGCTGATGGTTATTGGTGTGATGTTGGTCATTTAGATGCTTACCGTGATGCTCAATATGATGCTTTACAAAGAAAGGTAAAACTAGAATTTACCTCGGAGCAACAATCACCTGGAATTTGGGTAGGGCAAAATACTTATATTGACTCAACAGCTAAAATTCAAGCGCCAGTAATCATTGGTCGTAATTGTCGCATTGGTTCACGGGTGCAGATTGAGGCGGGAACAGTAATTGGTGATAATGTCACCATTGGGGCTGATGCTGACCTCAAGCGTCCAATCATTTGGAATGGAGCAAGTATTGGTGAAGAAGCACATTTACGTGCTTGTGTAATTGCTCGTGGTACCCGTGTAGGCCGTCGCGCCCATGTGTTAGAAGGTGCGGTAGTAGGTTCTTTATCTACTATTGGTGAAGAAGCTCAAGTTAGCCCTAATGTGCGTGTTTGGCCCAGTAAAGAGGTAGAATCTGGTGCTACCTTGAACATTAACTTAATTTGGGGTCAGACGGCTCACCGTAATTTATTTGGTCAACGAGGTGTCCAAGGGTTAGCCAATATTGATATAACTCCAGAATTTGCTGTCAAGTTAGGAGCAGCTTATGGCTCAACTTTAAAGCAAGGTTCTTCTGTAACTGTATCTCGCGACCAGCGCAGTATTTCGCGGATGGTTTCTCGGTCTTTAATTGCTGGTTTAATGTCGGTAGGAATTAATGTTCAGAATTTAGAAGCAACTGCTATTCCTGTCGCCCGTACAGTTGTGCCTACGCTTTCGGTGACTGGCGGAATTCATGTACGGGTACATCCTGACAGAGCAGATTATATATTGATTGAGATTTTTGATCCCAAGGGGATTAATATCTCAAAATCTCAAGAGAAAAAAATTGAAGGAGCTTATTTTAAAGAAGATTTTCGACGAGCGCAAATTCATGAAATTGGTAACGTTACTTACCTCAACCAAGGAATTGAGATTTATAGTACTGCCTTTGAAAAACATCTCAATGTACCAGCAATTCGCAACAGTGGTGCAAAGGTGGTAATTGATTATGTTTATGCTGTTTCTGGTGCGGTGTTACCTCTACTGTTAGCTAAATTTGGCTGCGATGCGGTGGTACTGAATGCTAGTTTGAATCAAAGCGCGTTAGCTGTTCCTGAACGGGAGGCATTACTAAATCAGTTAGGTCATGTGGTTGAGGCGCTGAAGGCTAATTTTGGCGTGCAAGTGTCAGCACATGGGGAGCAAATGATTCTAGTGGATGAGTCAGGGTTGCCTATTCGGGGTGAAATGTTGACAGCTTTGATGATTCAAATAATTTTGACAGCGAACCCTAGAGGTACTGTAGTAGTGCCTGTCCATGCTTCTAGTGCTGTGGAACAAATTGCCCGTCGCCATGATGGTAGGGTAATTCGGACTAAGGCGAATCCTACAGCGTTAATGGAGGCGTGTCACACTAATCCTAATGTGGTTTTAGGTGGTAGTGGTGAGATGGGCTTTATTTTCCCACAACTGCATCCAGGGTTTGATGCGATGTTCTGTATTGCTAAACTAATGGAGATGCTAAGTTTGCAAGAGCGATCGCTTGGTGCTATCCGTTCTGAGCTACCCCGTGTTTACCACAAAAATTATCCGGTGCGTTGTCCTTGGACTGTGAAGGGAGCATTAATGCGGCATCTTGTAGAAACTAACCCAGCCGAGAATTTGGAATTGGTAGATGGGGTGAAAATTTGCAATTATCAAAATGATAGCTGGGTGTTAATTTTACCTGATGCTAGTGAACCTTTAGTAACTATTTACGCTAACAGTAATAACAAAGATTGGGTTGATGAAACTTTAAGAGAGTACCGCACTCGTGTTCAAGAATTTGTGGAACTTGATAAAGGTATGGACTTTTTGAATTAG
- the rsmG gene encoding 16S rRNA (guanine(527)-N(7))-methyltransferase RsmG has translation MLEIWQETLNWQPNQIQQQQFQQLYELILVANQHLNLTRITTPEDFWEKHLWDSLKGIAQLLNTSTTSPLRAIDIGTGGGFPGIPVAIALLNCHVTLLDSTRKKIAFIETILPQLSLNNLTTLTGRAEEIGQQTQHRQAYDLALIRAVAPASVCAEYALPLLKENGLAILYRGQWTEEETETLEKAVKELGGVIESIETFTTPISNSQRTCLYLKKIATTPANFPRPVGIPTQKPL, from the coding sequence ATGTTAGAAATTTGGCAGGAAACCTTAAATTGGCAACCAAATCAAATTCAACAACAGCAATTTCAGCAGCTTTACGAACTAATATTAGTCGCCAACCAACATCTCAACCTAACGCGCATTACCACACCAGAAGACTTTTGGGAAAAGCACTTATGGGATTCATTAAAAGGAATTGCTCAATTACTTAATACTTCCACCACATCACCATTACGTGCGATTGATATTGGTACAGGAGGAGGTTTCCCAGGAATACCAGTTGCGATCGCACTCTTAAACTGTCACGTTACCCTACTAGATTCTACCCGTAAAAAAATTGCTTTTATTGAAACTATTCTCCCGCAATTAAGTTTAAATAATCTCACCACATTAACTGGTAGAGCAGAAGAAATCGGGCAACAAACACAGCATCGCCAAGCTTACGACTTAGCTTTAATTCGAGCCGTTGCCCCAGCATCCGTTTGTGCAGAATATGCCTTACCTTTACTTAAAGAAAATGGTTTAGCAATTCTATATCGTGGGCAATGGACTGAAGAAGAAACAGAAACTCTAGAAAAAGCAGTTAAAGAATTAGGTGGTGTAATTGAATCAATAGAGACATTTACCACACCAATCAGTAATAGTCAACGTACTTGTTTGTACTTAAAGAAAATAGCAACAACCCCTGCTAATTTTCCCCGTCCTGTGGGCATACCTACTCAAAAACCACTGTAG